DNA sequence from the Desulfurobacterium indicum genome:
AATTTTCATGTCCTACCTCCATAACCTCTTAGTGTTCTATTAGTGCTCTTCCTCTTCGGAGTGTATTGCAAGAGAAAGGTAAACAACTGTCAGCATACAGAATATGTACGTCTGAAGAAAACTGTTTCCAAAAACAATAGCAAGACCGAAAACAGGTACAAGTAAAGGCACCATTTTAAGGAGAACCCATACAATCATCTCATCACCGTACATGTTACCGAAAAGACGCAGAGAGAGAGAAAGAATCCTTGAAATATGAGAAACAACTTCAATAGGGAACATCAAAGGTGCAAGAGCTTTTACAGGTCCCATAAAATGCTTAATGTAGTTAAAGAGCCCTTGTTCTTTAACTGCTACAATGTTGTAAGCAATAAAAGCAATAAGAGCAAGTGCAACAGTCGTATTCAAGTTTGATGTCGGCTGATGAGCTCCCGGAATCAAACCGACCAGGTTTGTAAAAAGAATAAAGAAAGCAAATCCACCAACAAGCGGTAAAAATGAAAGCCCTTTTTCTTCACCGATAGCATCTGAAAGAACGCCCGCTATGAAACTGATAAAAGCTTCAAAAAGGAACTGAATCTTTCCAGGAATCTTTTTAAGATTCCTGCTTACCAGGAAAGAAATTACGATTACAAAAGCCATGGTAATCCATGTCCAGTAGACTATCGGCCATGCGATGAGTTGTGCTCCTCCATGCTCCATCCGCTCCTCTCCTTTAGTAGAGTAGTTATCGTTATTGTGAAGGCAAAAGTAGCCCACACAGCACCGCTAATTATAGCAAACATAAAGTTTGGCGCAAGCCTAATACCTAAATAAAGAAGGGGGAAAATTATAAAGTATCTTAAGAGCATTCCACCAAAAGTTACACTTCTCTGAAAAGATTTTTTCATAATTAACGAAGAAGAAAATCTAGCAAAAATGAAAAAATCAAGGATAATCACAAAAAATCCATATATAAAAGAAGCTGCATTAGTAAAATTAATTCCCCTCCACAACAAAAATACCAACATACCCAAAATGCCAGCAACGAAAAGTCTAGAAAAAACTTTTTTATACATCTTTACTGTCTCCATTACTACTATATCCTTCTTTAACTGCCATGTAAATATTCTTAAACCCCGCTGCAAGACCAATAAAAAGCCAGATTATTGTCATCCATGGAGATGTTTTTAACCATTTATCAAGATAATAACCCACAAAAAAACCGATAGCTACGGCAAATGCAAAACTTAAACCTACAGTTGATAAAGAAGC
Encoded proteins:
- a CDS encoding ATP synthase subunit I encodes the protein MYKKVFSRLFVAGILGMLVFLLWRGINFTNAASFIYGFFVIILDFFIFARFSSSLIMKKSFQRSVTFGGMLLRYFIIFPLLYLGIRLAPNFMFAIISGAVWATFAFTITITTLLKERSGWSMEEHNSSHGR
- the atpB gene encoding F0F1 ATP synthase subunit A; amino-acid sequence: MEHGGAQLIAWPIVYWTWITMAFVIVISFLVSRNLKKIPGKIQFLFEAFISFIAGVLSDAIGEEKGLSFLPLVGGFAFFILFTNLVGLIPGAHQPTSNLNTTVALALIAFIAYNIVAVKEQGLFNYIKHFMGPVKALAPLMFPIEVVSHISRILSLSLRLFGNMYGDEMIVWVLLKMVPLLVPVFGLAIVFGNSFLQTYIFCMLTVVYLSLAIHSEEEEH
- a CDS encoding AtpZ/AtpI family protein; amino-acid sequence: MAKKRFKITQQDIKDASLSTVGLSFAFAVAIGFFVGYYLDKWLKTSPWMTIIWLFIGLAAGFKNIYMAVKEGYSSNGDSKDV